The Oxalobacter aliiformigenes nucleotide sequence CTGATTCCCAACCTCGTCAATACAGTCAAGGGATATACTCAACATGAAAACGCCACCTTGCTCGCTGTGACACAGGCACGGGCTGCTGCAACCGGTTTTCAGATCACCCCTGAAGTATTGAACAATCCGGAAACTTTCCGCAAATTCCAGAAATTGCAGGGAGAACTGTCATCTGCCCTGTCCAGACTGATGGCTGTTTCGGAAAATTATCCGAACCTGAAAGCGGATACCAGTTTCAGGGACCTTCAGGCCCAGCTGGAAGGAACAGAAAACCGGATAACGGTCGCACGCCAGCGTTATATACAGGCAGTTGCCGACTACAATATTCTGGTTCGCAGTTT carries:
- a CDS encoding LemA family protein codes for the protein MKNIFRKFLIILAVFTLSACGYNQFQTKDEAVNAAWAEVLNQYQRRADLIPNLVNTVKGYTQHENATLLAVTQARAAATGFQITPEVLNNPETFRKFQKLQGELSSALSRLMAVSENYPNLKADTSFRDLQAQLEGTENRITVARQRYIQAVADYNILVRSFPSNLTAKMFGYHVKPSFTVENEKAVSTVPSVDFGK